In the genome of Halanaerobiaceae bacterium ANBcell28, the window TTTAGCTTAAATTCTATCATGCTTGTCTTAATAATTAACACCTTATAGAATTTATCTTAATAATAAGCTATAAAATAAGATAGAAAAATCTATAACTTGACAAGTATATTTATCTATTATAATATAGGAATATAGTAATAAGATAAATATTTCACAAAGTATATATATTAAGCAAAATAGGGGTAGGTGTAATGTATGGAGAATATAATTGAAGAAATATCATATGTGGAAGAAAAAACAAAAATACTTAAAGCATTATCACATCCTATTAGGATGTGTATAGTTATGGGACTTTTAAAAAGAGAGGGTTGTAATGTAAGTAAGATGCAAAAGTGTCTTGAAATACCACAATCTACTCTTTCTCAACATCTTATTAAACTAAAAGACTTGAAAATAATAAAAGGAGAAAGAGATGGTTTAAATATTAATTATTATGTTGTTAATGAAGATGCTAAAAATGTAATTAGGACACTTTTTCTTGCATAAAAATGAGCTATAATAAAAATAGTAGATAATATAAATCGTAAAAAGTTTAATATATTGTCTGGCATTATTCAAAGGGGGCTCATTTTATGAAAAAGAAAGTTATCATTGTTGGTGGTGTAGCTGGTGGAGCAAGTGCAGCAGCAAGGCTAAGAAGAATTAATGAAGAGATAGAAATTGTTATATATGAAAAAGGTGAGTATATATCTTTTGCAAATTGTGGATTACCCTATTATATAGGTGAAATTATAGAAGAGCGAAGTAATCTTTTGGTACAGACACCAGCAAGTATGGAAGCGAGATTTAACTTAGATGTACGAGTAAACACTGAGGTTATTGAGATTAATAGAGAAAAGAAAGAAATTATAGCAAAGGATTTAAAAAGTAAAAATACTTATAAGGATAATTTTGACTATCTAATATTATCTCCAGGAGCTGAACCTTTTAAGCCATCATTAGAAGGAATAGATAACGAGAATGTTTTCACATTAAGAAATATTCCTGATACTGATAAGATAAAGGCATATGTGGATCACGAGGAGCCAGAAAGAGCAGTGGTTGTTGGTGGTGGTTATATAGGACTGGAAATGGCACATAATCTTATTGAGAGAGGCATTCAAGTTTCAATTGTGGAAATGCTGGATCAGGTTTTAAATCCTTTAGATTATGAAATGGCCAGTTTGGTCCATCATCATCTAAGAAAAAAGGGAGTTAATTTGTTTCTTGCAGATGGTTTGCAGGGCATCAAAGAATCAGAAGAAAGAACAGAACTAATATTGCAAAGTG includes:
- a CDS encoding metalloregulator ArsR/SmtB family transcription factor; translated protein: MENIIEEISYVEEKTKILKALSHPIRMCIVMGLLKREGCNVSKMQKCLEIPQSTLSQHLIKLKDLKIIKGERDGLNINYYVVNEDAKNVIRTLFLA